From the genome of Glycine max cultivar Williams 82 chromosome 2, Glycine_max_v4.0, whole genome shotgun sequence, one region includes:
- the LOC100788766 gene encoding 2-methyl-6-phytyl-1,4-hydroquinone methyltransferase, chloroplastic has translation MASLMLNGAHQNPNLISGIAPNGLNFHNKCLFQKGVLSHGNKLRVVRKNFTPKGSMSASSSSSSRPGSQPRFIQHKKEAFWFYRFLSIVYDHIINPGHWTEDMRDEALEPADLYNRNLRVVDVGGGTGFTTLGIVKHVDAKNVTILDQSPHQLAKAKQKEPLKECKIVEGDAEDLPFPTDYADRYVSAGSIEYWPDPQRGITEAYRVLRIGGIACVIGPVHPTFWLSRFFADVWMLFPKEEEYIEWFKKAGFKDVKLKRIGPKWYRGVRRHGLIMGCSVTGVKPLSGDSPLQLGPKVEDVKKPVNPFVFLYRFILGTIASTYFVLVPIYMWIKDKIVPRGMPI, from the exons ATGGCCTCCTTAATGCTCAATGGAGCTCATCAAAATCCAAACCTCATTAGTGGCATAGCTCCAAATGGCCTTAACTTtcacaacaagtgtttattccAAAAGGGTGTGCTGTCTCATGGTAACAAGTTAAGGGTGGTCAGAAAAAACTTCACTCCCAAAGGCAGCATGtcagcatcatcatcatcatcatctaggCCTGGTTCTCAGCCAAGGTTCATCCAGCACAAGAAGGAGGCATTTTGGTTCTACAGGTTTCTCTCTATTGTGTATGACCACATCATAAACCCGGGGCACTGGACCGAAGACATGAGAGACGAGGCACTGGAGCCTGCTGATCTCTACAACCGCAACCTGAGAGTGGTGGATGTTGGAGGTGGAACTGGCTTCACCACTCTTGGTATAGTGAAGCATGTGGACGCCAAAAACGTTACAATTCTCGACCAGTCGCCACACCAGCTCGCCAAGGCTAAGCAGAAGGAGCCCTTGAAAGAATGCAAGATTGTTGAAGGGGATGCTGAAGATCTTCCATTTCCAACTGATTATGCTGATAGATATGTTTCTGCTGGAAG TATTGAATACTGGCCAGATCCGCAGCGTGGCATTACGGAAGCATACAGAGTGCTAAGGATAGGAGGCATAGCTTGTGTGATTGGTCCTGTACACCCAACATTTTGGCTGTCTAGGTTCTTTGCAGATGTGTGGATGCTCTTCCCCAAGGAGGAAGAGTACATTGAATGGTTTAAGAAGGCTGGTTTCAAAGATGTTAAGCTCAAAAGGATTGGTCCAAAATGGTATCGTGGGGTGCGCAGGCACGGCCTTATCATGGGTTGCTCAGTCACAGGTGTGAAGCCTTTGTCTGGAGACTCTCCCCTCCAG CTTGGTCCCAAGGTAGAGGATGTAAAGAAGCCTGTAAATCCATTTGTGTTTCTTTATCGGTTCATTCTTGGTACAATTGCATCCACTTACTTCGTACTAGTGCCAATTTACATGTGGATCAAAGACAAAATTGTTCCAAGGGGCATGCCCATCTAA
- the LOC100810326 gene encoding uncharacterized protein isoform X1, with amino-acid sequence MNLGTCAAGAPYRWVHLLPHEGKRRCASVRVRANASVGGGKGDGETASYLDMWKKAVERERKSASFNSIADRVAANTDDNNDDDLEKKTSEFQKLLQVSAEERDRVQRMQVIDRAAAAIAAARQLLQERSAADSSHHEATADERRDESGSGMGVQSEGIRVSESETRGNGVPGPDFWSWTPPVESDVPSDDGSGLQLDTKSSVRPTLPSAVVEKEWTPQFLSIPFESLLSQSERSDTLPPFQSFLEVEEAETTSDPESLSESPSLSLSLEEEQIHGESSFDYAAEAAHALSEANKSSPIGVNPDGSRWWKETGIERRPDGVICRWTMTRGVSADKAIEWQEKYWEASDDFGYKELGSEKSGRDANGNIWREFWRESLCLENGLMSFEKTADKWGRNVNGNEWQEKWGERYNAAGQTEKWAHKWCSIDPNTPLEPGHAHVWHERWGGKYDGYGGSIKYTDKWAERFVDGGWDKWGDKWDENFDPNANGVKQGESWWEGRHGDRWNRTWGEQHNGSGWIHKYGQSSSGEHWDTHAREDTWYEKFPHYGFFNCFENSVQLREVPKPSEILEIQQVQEP; translated from the exons ATGAATCTAGGAACCTGCGCCGCGGGTGCACCGTACCGTTGGGTGCACCTTCTCCCTCACGAAGGAAAGAGAAGATGTGCGAGTGTGAGAGTGAGAGCGAATGCGAGTGTTGGAGGAGGAAAAGGAGATGGCGAAACGGCGTCGTATTTGGACATGTGGAAGAAGGCggtggagagagagaggaagagcGCGAGCTTCAACTCAATAGCGGACCGCGTGGCGGCAAATACTGATGACAACAACGACGACGATCTGGAGAAGAAGACCAGTGAGTTCCAGAAGCTCCTCCAAGTCTCCGCCGAAGAGCGCGACAGGGTGCAGCGCATGCAGGTCATCGATCGCGCCGCCGCCGCCATCGCCGCCGCCAGGCAACTCCTTCAGGAACGCAGTGCCGCCGATTCCAGCCACCACGAAGCCACCGCCGACGAACGACGTGACG AATCAGGTTCAGGAATGGGAGTGCAGAGTGAGGGTATTCGTGTGTCAGAGTCAGAAACAAGGGGAAATGGTGTGCCTGGCCCTGATTTTTGGTCCTGGACACCCCCTGTGGAGAGTGATGTTCCTTCAGATGATGGCAGTGGGCTGCAGTTAGATACCAAGTCTTCTGTTCGTCCAACCTTGCCCAGTGCGGTTGTGGAGAAGGAGTGGACACCACAATTTCTCTCCATTCCATTTGAGAGTTTACTTTCTCAAAGCGAGCGTAGTGATACTCTTCCACCCTTTCAGTCATTTTTAGAGGTTGAGGAAGCTGAAACTACCTCAGACCCAGAGTCACTTTCTGAATCGCCTTCACTGTCACTTTCCTTGGAAGAGGAACAGATACATGGTGAATCGTCTTTTGATTATGCAGCAGAAGCAGCACATGCCCTCAGTGAGGCAAATAAATCATCACCTATTGGAGTGAATCCGGACGGATCGAGATGGTGGAAAGAGACAGGAATTGAGCGAAGACCTGATGGCGTGATCTGCAGATGGACAATGACCAGAGGTGTTAGTGCTGACAAAGCTATTGAGTGGCAAGAGAAGTACTGGGAAGCTTCTGATGATTTTGGCTATAAGGAACTTGGTTCAGAGAAATCTGGACGTGATGCAAATGGAAATATTTGGCGTGAATTTTGGAGAGAATCCTTGTGTCTG GAAAATGGGCTTATGAGTTTTGAGAAAACTGCAGACAAGTGGGGACGAAATGTTAATGGTAATGAGTGGCAGGAAAAATGGGGGGAGCGCTACAATGCTGCTGGTCAAACAGAAAAATGGGCACACAAGTGGTGCAGTATTGACCCAAACACACCGCTTGAACCTGGACATGCTCATGTTTGGCATGAAAG GTGGGGTGGCAAATACGACGGGTACGGTGGGAGCATAAAATACACCGACAAATGGGCCGAGCGGTTTGTGGATGGTGGATGGGATAAATGGGGTGACAAATGGGATGAAAATTTTGATCCAAATGCTAATGGTGTGAAGCAGGGGGAGAGCTGGTGGGAAGGTAGGCATGGCGACCGCTGGAACCGAACTTGGGGTGAGCAACACAATGGCTCTGGTTGGATTCACAAGTACGGCCAGAGCAGTTCTGGGGAACACTGGGACACACACGCAAGAGAAGATACCTGGTATGAGAAATTCCCTCATTATGGTTTCTTCAATTGCTTCGAAAACTCCGTCCAGCTCAGGGAAGTTCCCAAACCATCTGAAATACTGGAAATACAGCAAGTTCAGGAACCTTGA
- the LOC100810326 gene encoding uncharacterized protein isoform X2, protein MNLGTCAAGAPYRWVHLLPHEGKRRCASVRVRANASVGGGKGDGETASYLDMWKKAVERERKSASFNSIADRVAANTDDNNDDDLEKKTSEFQKLLQVSAEERDRVQRMQVIDRAAAAIAAARQLLQERSAADSSHHEATADERRDGSGMGVQSEGIRVSESETRGNGVPGPDFWSWTPPVESDVPSDDGSGLQLDTKSSVRPTLPSAVVEKEWTPQFLSIPFESLLSQSERSDTLPPFQSFLEVEEAETTSDPESLSESPSLSLSLEEEQIHGESSFDYAAEAAHALSEANKSSPIGVNPDGSRWWKETGIERRPDGVICRWTMTRGVSADKAIEWQEKYWEASDDFGYKELGSEKSGRDANGNIWREFWRESLCLENGLMSFEKTADKWGRNVNGNEWQEKWGERYNAAGQTEKWAHKWCSIDPNTPLEPGHAHVWHERWGGKYDGYGGSIKYTDKWAERFVDGGWDKWGDKWDENFDPNANGVKQGESWWEGRHGDRWNRTWGEQHNGSGWIHKYGQSSSGEHWDTHAREDTWYEKFPHYGFFNCFENSVQLREVPKPSEILEIQQVQEP, encoded by the exons ATGAATCTAGGAACCTGCGCCGCGGGTGCACCGTACCGTTGGGTGCACCTTCTCCCTCACGAAGGAAAGAGAAGATGTGCGAGTGTGAGAGTGAGAGCGAATGCGAGTGTTGGAGGAGGAAAAGGAGATGGCGAAACGGCGTCGTATTTGGACATGTGGAAGAAGGCggtggagagagagaggaagagcGCGAGCTTCAACTCAATAGCGGACCGCGTGGCGGCAAATACTGATGACAACAACGACGACGATCTGGAGAAGAAGACCAGTGAGTTCCAGAAGCTCCTCCAAGTCTCCGCCGAAGAGCGCGACAGGGTGCAGCGCATGCAGGTCATCGATCGCGCCGCCGCCGCCATCGCCGCCGCCAGGCAACTCCTTCAGGAACGCAGTGCCGCCGATTCCAGCCACCACGAAGCCACCGCCGACGAACGACGTGACG GTTCAGGAATGGGAGTGCAGAGTGAGGGTATTCGTGTGTCAGAGTCAGAAACAAGGGGAAATGGTGTGCCTGGCCCTGATTTTTGGTCCTGGACACCCCCTGTGGAGAGTGATGTTCCTTCAGATGATGGCAGTGGGCTGCAGTTAGATACCAAGTCTTCTGTTCGTCCAACCTTGCCCAGTGCGGTTGTGGAGAAGGAGTGGACACCACAATTTCTCTCCATTCCATTTGAGAGTTTACTTTCTCAAAGCGAGCGTAGTGATACTCTTCCACCCTTTCAGTCATTTTTAGAGGTTGAGGAAGCTGAAACTACCTCAGACCCAGAGTCACTTTCTGAATCGCCTTCACTGTCACTTTCCTTGGAAGAGGAACAGATACATGGTGAATCGTCTTTTGATTATGCAGCAGAAGCAGCACATGCCCTCAGTGAGGCAAATAAATCATCACCTATTGGAGTGAATCCGGACGGATCGAGATGGTGGAAAGAGACAGGAATTGAGCGAAGACCTGATGGCGTGATCTGCAGATGGACAATGACCAGAGGTGTTAGTGCTGACAAAGCTATTGAGTGGCAAGAGAAGTACTGGGAAGCTTCTGATGATTTTGGCTATAAGGAACTTGGTTCAGAGAAATCTGGACGTGATGCAAATGGAAATATTTGGCGTGAATTTTGGAGAGAATCCTTGTGTCTG GAAAATGGGCTTATGAGTTTTGAGAAAACTGCAGACAAGTGGGGACGAAATGTTAATGGTAATGAGTGGCAGGAAAAATGGGGGGAGCGCTACAATGCTGCTGGTCAAACAGAAAAATGGGCACACAAGTGGTGCAGTATTGACCCAAACACACCGCTTGAACCTGGACATGCTCATGTTTGGCATGAAAG GTGGGGTGGCAAATACGACGGGTACGGTGGGAGCATAAAATACACCGACAAATGGGCCGAGCGGTTTGTGGATGGTGGATGGGATAAATGGGGTGACAAATGGGATGAAAATTTTGATCCAAATGCTAATGGTGTGAAGCAGGGGGAGAGCTGGTGGGAAGGTAGGCATGGCGACCGCTGGAACCGAACTTGGGGTGAGCAACACAATGGCTCTGGTTGGATTCACAAGTACGGCCAGAGCAGTTCTGGGGAACACTGGGACACACACGCAAGAGAAGATACCTGGTATGAGAAATTCCCTCATTATGGTTTCTTCAATTGCTTCGAAAACTCCGTCCAGCTCAGGGAAGTTCCCAAACCATCTGAAATACTGGAAATACAGCAAGTTCAGGAACCTTGA